The segment CGGAGTGAGTGAGGGGCCCGTGAGCGAGCAGAGGAAGCCGCGCGTCGCGGTCGTGTTCGGTGGACGCAGTTCCGAACACGCCATCTCCTGCGTGACGGCGGGGAGCGTCCTCTCCGCGATCGACCAGGAGCGCTACGACGTGGTTCCCGTCGGGATCACCCGCTCCGGTAGCTGGGTCCTCGCCTCCGGCGACACCGAGAGCCTCGCGATCAAGGAGGGGCGGCTCCCCGAGGTCGACGACACCGGCAACGCGCTCGCCCTGCCCTTCGACGCGGAGTCCGCCGGGCTGGTGCAGCTCACCCCGGGACAGGTCCCCACTGAGGTCGGCGAGGTCGACGTCGTTCTTCCCCTGCTTCACGGCCCCTTTGGCGAGGACGGCACCATCCAGGGCCTCCTCGAACTCACCGGAACCCGCTACGCAGGGGCCGGTGTCTTCGCCAGCGCCGCCGGCATGGACAAGGTGTTCATGAAGGTGCTGCTGCAGGGGCAGGGCTTCGAGGTCGGCCCCTACGTGCAGGTCCCCGACCGTCGCTGGCGTCTGGAGCGCAAACGCGTCCTCGACGACATCGAGCAGTTGCGCGGCCCCGTCTTCGTCAAGCCCGCGCGCGCCGGCTCCAGTGTCGGCATCAGCCGGGTCGACGACAGCGGCGACGTCGAGGCCGTGACCGCCGCGATCGAGGCCGCCCGCGAACACGACCCGAAGGTGCTGGTCGAGGAAGGTATCTCCGGCCGGGAGATCGAGTGCGGCGTCCTGGAGTCCCTCGACGGTGGATTCCCCGACGCCTCGGTCCCCGCCGAGATCCACATGGACACCAACCACGCGTTCTACGACTTCGAGGCCAAGTACCTCGCGGCCAGCGAACTCGGGATCCCCGCCGACCTGCCCACCGACGTCACCCAGGAGATCCGCAGACTCGCCGCGGAGGCCTTCGACGCCCTCGGCTGCGAGGGGCTCGCCCGCGTGGACTTCTTCTACGCCGACGACGGCCGGATCCTGGTCAACGAGCTCAACACGATGCCCGGATTCACGCCCTCCTCGGCCTTCCCCCGGATGTGGGCGGCCACCGGTGTGGACTACCCGGCGCTCGTCGACCGGATCCTGCGCACGGCCCTCAACCGCAAAGTCGGACTGCGCTAGCGGCCTCAGGCGCGGGGCGGGATCCAGCTCCGGCCCCGGCTCCGGCCCCAACGGGCCCGCCGGTCAGCCGAGTAACGGCACTTGGGTGCCGTTACGGCGTCCCACCCGGTGCCGGAGTGGGGTCGGGCGTGATGGAGCGGGCGAGGATCGTGCCGCCCGCGCTCGCCGCCGGGAACACGGCGACGGCGACGAAGGGGATCGCCAGTAGCAGGAACGTCGGCACCGAGAAGCCCAACACCCGCGCCTTGTTCGCGCGCAGGATCCTGTTCCGGGCACGCAGCGGCAGCAGTCCCCGGCGTTCCATCGCCCCACCCGTCATCTCCAGGGCGAGGATCCAGCCGCCGAGCACGGCCGAGGCCACAGTCGCGACCACCTGACCGACCAGTGGCACGAAACCGACCGCGAAGACGCAGATCGTCACCACCAAGCCCATGAGCACGATGGCGAGACTCTGACGGATCCCGCGCGCGATCGCGGTCGTGGTCGGTTCCTCCACCTCGGCCGGGGCGGTCCCCTCGTGCTCCTCAACCATCTCGCCGATCTTGTCGTAGATCGGCGAACCGAGGGCGAGGGTGATCGTGGTGAAGGCGACGACCATCAGGACGACGAGGCCGCCGAACAGAGCCACCCCCGCGGCGATGCGCACCGTGTTCTGCCAGCCCGCCGTCCATCCGTCGGCGAAGGGGGTGAGGGCCTCGACGAGGTTGGTGATGTTCATGGCCAGGGCTACCAGTGCGGCGATGTACAGCACCGTGGTGACCAGGGGAGGGATCAGCCCGAGCCCGAACAACCGGGGCCGGCTGAGAATCGTGGTGGCGCCGCGGAGGAGGGCACCGACGCCGGAGAAGAAGTCGCGCAGCATGGTGGAACACTAGGTCATGTTCCGAGGGACCACGCTCCTCGTTTCGTACCGCCTGGGTCGGGGGCGAGGCGTGGGGTCCGGCCTGTGGCGGTCGAATGGCACGCCGCGGAGTCCAATCATTACCAGTTAGTCAACTTCATTTCGTGCGCCGCGTCACATAGTGACCCTTGTGGGGCGTGTGAACAGGAGTCGAGTCAGGGCGTCGGAATGAATGGTTCGACATCAGCACAGGATTGACCGTCGAATGGCGTTCGGTGGGAAAGGCGCGGACGCGCACAAGTGTGTCGTCGGTGGCCGATCATGGCCGTTCGCGTGTCATGTGTGCCGGATATCTCCTCTTTCCGGTGACCGTTCCCAAAGGAGTCACAGCCGACTAAAGTCGGGAAAACTCGGGGATTGGGGGCAATGATGACCGGTGTGCTCGTCGAGTCCGTCACGGGCCCCGACGGCTCGTTCGACATCCGCCACTTCGCCCGCACCGCCGTGGGATGTCACCGGGACAGCCTCGCCCTCGACGCCTTCGCCGAGAAGCCCCTCAGTCCGCCCACGCTCCGGGCGCTGCGCTACGTACGGGACGTGGAGCGCTCGACGATGCGCTACCTGCGCCGGGTGCTGGTCACCCCGACGCACAAGGACGCACAGGTCACGGCGTTCCTGACCACGTGGGCGTTCGAGAAGTACTGGGTCGCCGACGCGCTGGACGCCCTCTTCGAGGCCCACACCAACCTTCCGCTGGAACCCGCGCGGACCCCCGTCCCGTGGTCGCGCCTGCGTGCGACGCAGGACCGATTCACCCCGATCTGGCGCTCCTTCACCGACAACACGCTCGGCGAGAGCGTGATCGCGGTGCACATGGCGGTCGGGGCGGCGGATGAGTGGATGACGCGTGCGGCCTACCGCGAGATCGCGCGTGTGGAGCGCCATCCGGAGCTGGACTCGATCCTCGAGGTCGTTCAGGACATCAAGACACGGCACCTGGCGTTCTTCGGCGGCCGGGCGCGCGACCTGCTGACCGGATCGCCGCTGGGGCGGCGCCTCACCCGCACCCGGATGCGGCACGGCCGCTGGCCGGTCTGCGCGCGAGAGGAGCCGGCGGCGGAGAGCGCGGCGTTCTTTCGGCGTGTATTCGCCCGCGACCCCGAGGTTGCGCGTACTGTCGACGCTCGTATCCGTTCCCTGCCCGGTCTCGAGGATCTCACCCTGATGCGGGCCACCGTCGCGCGATATGCGCCATGATAGAGACTTCGAGATCGCCGATGAGACGTCCAGCCGCGAGGTGAAGCGCATTGCGGATCACCACGGCGTATGTTACAAAAAGAACGAAGTTTCGTTTTTGAGCGTGTTGTTGGGAGAGTTGGGTGCAGCTCCGACGCACACCCCGATGACCCTGAGGTCGTCGGGGGTTTCACGTGAGCCGTCGGGACCGACGAATCTCCTGGCACACACTGTCCCCGCTCGTGTCCACACCCGTTCGGGCGCGACGGTGGCCGGCGATAGCCCCGCTGTCCCCCAGGAGTGCCACCAATGATCACACCGAGGACCCCTCTTTCGCACGGCCACGTTCTCCTGACCGGCGCCACCGGCCTGCTCGGCCAAGCGGTCCTGGAGCGGTTGCTGTCCGGGCACCCGGACTGTCGGGTCTCGCTGGTGATCCGGCCCCAGGGGGACCGGTCCGCCGAGGAACGCTTTCACACGCTGCTGGGCAACCCGGTGTTCGAGCGCTGGCGCGAGAAGATCGGCCCCGAGGAGGCTGATCGACTGGCGGCGAAGCAGGTCACGGTTCTCGCCGGGGATCTGGCGAACCCGCCGGAGCTGCCCTCCGACATCGACACCGTCATCCACTGCGCCTCCGCGGTGAAGTTCGACTCCCGGATCGACGAGGCCTTCGACACCAACGTCGGCGGAGCCGTAGGACTCTACGAGGCGCTGCACCGGGCGGGTGCGACCCCGCACGTCGTGCACGTGTCCACCGCCTACGTCGGCGGCCTGCGCAAGGGCATCACCCCCGAGCGCTCCCTGGTCCACGACGTGAACTGGCGCGAGGAGCGGGACGCGGCGCACGCCGCCCGCCGCAGCGCCGAACACGCGTCGCGCAGCGGCGGTGTCCTGCGCGGTTTGCTCGCACGCGCCCGCTCCGAACACGGCAAGGCCGGCCCGCTCGCCGTCACCCGCGCCACCGAGGACGCCCGCCAGGAGTGGGTGGACCGCCGCCTCGTCGAACAGGGCCGTCTCCGGGCCCAGAGCCTCGGGTGGACCGACGTCTACACATTCACCAAGGCCCTGGCCGAGCGTGCCGCCGAAGAACTCTGGCAGGGACGCGGCCAATCCCTGTCCGTCGTACGGCCCACGATCATCGAGAGCGCGCTGCGTCACCCCTATCCAGGGTGGATCGACGGGTTCAAGGTCGCCGACCCCCTCATCCTCGCCTACGGGCGCGGCTACCTCACCGACTTTCCCGCGGTCGCCGACAGCGTCCTGGACATCATCCCCGTCGACTTCGTCACCAACGCCATCCTCGCCGCCGCGCAGCAGCCCCCCACCACCGGAGAGGGCCGCTACTTCCACATCGGCTCCGGGGCGAGCCAGCCGTTGGCGTTCCACCAGATGTACCGCCACGTGTACGAGTTCTTCTCCCGGGAGCCGCTCCACCAGAACGGGGAGGCCATCCGCGTACCCAAGTGGCACCTGGACGGCGACGGCCGCGTGAACCGGTCCATGCGCAACCGCGACGCGCTCGTCGCGACCGCGGACTGGGCGCTCAGCCGCATCCCCCTCACCACCCGATCCCGGGGCTGGGCCGACCAGGTGCACAAGCTACAACGCGACCTCGGCCGCCTGCGCAAGCTGATCGACCTCTACCGGCCCTACGTCCAGTCGGAGATCGTCTTCGACGACACCAAGGCCCGGGAACTGCACTTCTCCATCCCAGAACGTGACCGCCTCGACCTCGGCTTCGACGTCACCGAGATCGACTGGCGCCACTACCTGCAGGAGATCCACATCCCGACCATCGTCGAGATGAACCGTCCGGCGATGGAGCGCGCGAGACCCGCCCGCAAGGCGCCGCGACCCCTGACCGGCCGGGACGACGCCCTCGCCGTCTTCGACCTCGAGGGAACCCTGCTGGACTGGAACCTGGTCGAGCAGTACCTGTGGCTCTCCCGCGCGTTGACCCCACCGGCCCGGTGGCCCCGCGAGATCGGCAGCCTCGCCTTCGCGCTCCCCTCCTACCTGCGCACCGAGCGGCGGGACCGTGGCGAGTTCATCCGGATGTTCACCCGCCGATACGAGGGCCTCACGGTCGACCAGATCCGCGCCCAGGTCCGCGGTGCCTTCGGCCGGGCCGTGCGTCGCCGCCTCCTCCCCGCCGCCGTCGAACAGGCCAAGGCTCACCGGGCGGCCGGGCACCGCGTCGTGCTGGTCACCGGATCCATCGACGTGCTCGTCGAGCCGCTCGCCCCGCTGTTCGACGAGGTCGTCGCCGGCCGCATGCACCAGGACGACGGCGTGCTCACCGGATACCTCGACGCGCCACCGCTCGTCGACGAGGCGCGGGGAGCGTGGCTCACCCAGTACGCGGACCGCCACGGCATGGACCTCACCCAGTCCTACGGCTACGGCGACAGTCACGCGGACGTCGGCTGGCTCCAACACGTCGGCCACCCCACCGTTGTCAATCCGGACAGCAAGCTGTACCGGCACGCGCGGCGGCAGAAGTGGGCCGTGGTCCACTGGGACCGGAACGGGGCGGGAGGGAAGGCCAGCTCGGGAGAGTCCTAGCCGTCGGGCCGCACGGGCGTCGGAGCCGCACGACAAGGAGTTACCCAATGGCCTTTGACATCAAGCGCTACACACGTACGTCCGCCAGCGTGCAGTGGCAGGACCTCGACTTCGACGACTTCATCGACAACCCCCTCCCCGAACACACCCTCCGCAGCCTCGCCTACATGTGCGACGTCGAGTACCACACCGTGTGCTACCTCCGCGACATGCTGGTGACGCCGTCGCACAAGGACGACGACGTCGGCGCGTTCATGACCATGTGGAACCGCGAGGAGTTCTGGCACGGAGAGGCCCTGGCCGCCGTCCTGGAACGTCACGGCATCTCGGTCGACTTCGACGTGGTCAAGGCCAAGCGGATCAAACTCGGCCTGAAGGACCGGCTCGATCCGGTGAAGCAGTCCCTCCTCGGCAACATCGTCGGCAAGGACTTCATCACCGTGCACATGGCCTGGGGGGCGGTGAACGAGTGGTCCGCCATCGCGGCCTACAACCGACTGGCCGCTCTGGAGGGTCACCCCGGCCTCGCCGAACTGCTCAGCCGCATCGCCCGCCAGGAAGCCAAGCACGTCGCCTTCTACGCCACCCAGGCCCGCAAACGCCTCCAGGACAACCCCAAGGCCCAGAAGCTGACGCGGTTCGCCCTGCGCAAGTTCTGGGGCCCCGTCGGCTCCGGCGTCCTGCCGGAGGAGGAGGTCCACCACGTCATGGACCACCTCTTCAGCGGTCCCGACGGTCGCGACGAAGTCCGTAGGATCGACGGCCACATCGCCCGCCTCCCCGGACTCGAAGGCCTCACCATCGTCGAGGACTCCCTCCGCCGCCGATCCATCCCCGCCTAACCCCGCCCACGCCCCCCATCAGGTCTTCTCCACCCTCATCAGGAATTCCGCACGTCCAGGGAGTGGGTGGGCTTCCCCCGTTATAGCGGGGGAAGCCCACCCACGCGATCGCTGGTCACCCGGTGATGATCTTGTCGGGGTTGAGGTTGCGGTTCGGGTCGGCGCTCTCGAAGAGGCCGCGCATCAGGCCGACTCCCTCCGGGGAGAGGTCCTGGGTGAGCCAGGGGGCGTGTTCCACACCGACGGCGTGGTGGTGGGACAGGGTGCCGTGATGGTCCACGAAGGACTGTTGGATCGCCGACTTGACGTGGTCGTACTGCTTCAGCGGTTCGTCGCCGTGGACGAAGGCGAACGTGAAATACAGGCAGGCGCCCGAGTGGTAGGAGTGGGAGAGGTGGCACATGATCCACCCGCTCACCCCCAGGTCGTCGTAGGCCTGCTCGGCGGATTTGATCGTCGCCTCGTAGAGCTCAGTCAGCTTCGACCAAGGGGCCGCCGTCTCGGAGACGTCCGCGGCGGTGCCTCGGTCGAGCAGGAAGTCGCGGATGTAGGGGGTGTCGAACTTCTTGCGGTCGTACAGGGCGCCCGGGCCCTTGCCGACGTTGATGCCGCCGTGCTTGCGCACGATCTGGCCGACCAGGCGCTTCTGGTACTTCACGTGGGACGGGCCGCCCTCGTAGCCGATGAAGGACATGCACAGTTCGTCCAGGTTCCATCCCCTGCCACGCAGGTAGCGCATCAACGCCTGAGAGGCCTTTGCCTCCACACCGCCGCTCTTGGTGCGGGTGGCCAGGGAGAACCCGGTCTCGCGAGCGTCGGAGACACGGGTCACCGACGGCGCGGCGTCGCTCTCGGAGATCTCCCGCATGGCGGCGAGGGCCGCGTCCCACGAGGGGAAGAAGTACCCGAGCAGCACGCGGGACTCGGGAACCCGGTGGACCTGCACGGTGGCTTCGGTGATCACTCCGAGGCGCCCCTCGCTGCCGAGGATCATCTCCCGGATGCTGGGACCGGTGGAGGCGCTGGGTAGCGGGCGCACCGTCGCGACGCCGCCGGGGCGCACCAGCCGCATGCCTCGGACGATGTCGGCGATGTCGCCGTACTTGTCGGACTGCATGCCGGAGGACCGGGTGGCGATCCAACCCCCGAGAGTGGAGTGGGTGAAACTGTCCGGGAAGTGGCCGAGGGTCCAGCCGCGCTCGCTCAGGGCGCGTTCCAGGTCCGGCCCCTGGGCGCCGGCCTGGATCCGGGCCAGCCCGGAGTCCTCGTCGATGGTGAGGACCTGGTTCAGTCGCCCGAGGTCCAGGGAGATGATCACCCGGTCCTCGTCGGGGGAGGGCTCCAAACTGCCGGAGATGTTGCTGCCGCCACCAAAGGGGATCAGAACTGCGTCCGCGGCGATCGCGGCGTCGAGGACCCCCTGCACCTCGTCCTCGTCGCCCGGGTAGACCACCACGTCCGGAGTGCGGGGAAGTACCCCGGCGCGGACCCGCAGCAGGTCACGGATGCTCTTGCCGTAGGTGTGCACGACCCGACTCATCGGTTCGTCGGTGAGGTGCTCCGTGCCGACGATGCCGGTGAGGGTGTCCCGGAGCGTGTCGTCGAGGCGCGAAGCCGGCACGTCGATCTCGTCGAAGTCGGGGGGAGCCGCCGCCGGGGTACTGAGGTCCAACCCGATCGCCTTCTGGACGAACGGCGCGAACTCCGGCTTGTTGTCGTGGCGGAACGACACGTCCTCCGTACCCCAGCCCCACCACTTCATGTGCTTGACGTCGGACATCTGCCCCTCCTGAGGGTCTGGGCCGGACCGGCCCGCTACGTGGGTGCTAGTGGCGTACAACCGTCGAACCTCGTCGGCCAGCCGTTCGGAGAACTCGCGTGCCGACTCCCCAGCGCGGGGGTGCATCGGGGCGCCAATCACCACGGTGACGGGGAGCTTGCCACGGACCGGCCAGTTCTTGCCGCGGGGCATGGCCTCGTGCGCGCCGACGATGGCGATGGGGAGACACGGGACGTCACACGCGATGGCCAACGACGCGGCCCCGGGTTTGAACGCGCCGATCCGGCCCGTGTGCGACCGGCCGCCCTCCGGGTAGAGCACCAGGGGAACGCCCATCCGTAGGAGCCGCTTGGACAGGCCCGAGTGTGTGCGTCCACCCAGACGGTCGACCGGGAAAGTGTGGAACACCAGCGCGGTGAGCCACTTCCGCCACCTGACCTCGAAAAAGTAGTCCGCAGCCGCCCCGACCGTCACATAGCGGGCAACCCCACGCGGGAGTGCGCCGAGGATCAGCGGCGTGTCCAGGTGGCTGGAGTGGTTCGAGACCGCGACGAACGGCGAGCCCTTGAGGGCCCGGACCGCCGGGTCCGTCTCCACTCGCACCGTGACCAGCGACCAGACGAGTCCCTTCAGCAGAACCCGCTGGATCACGAAACGCACCACCGCCAGCCACCGCGAGGTGAATCGCCAGGTGCTGTGCCGCACAGGCGTCGAGCTCCGCGTGACGTTCATCGGCGGCTCCCCGTCGAGGCCCCCAGTGACACGAATCGGTCATCGTGTCGCTCAGGGTGGCGTGAGCGGCCATAGGTGCTAGAAGATGTCACCACGATTTCTCCCGTGACACCGGAAACGGATGTCAAAACGAACTTTCGTTCTTTGAGAATGCCAGTCGGGTATTTCTCGTTCAAGCCCTGGCGACCTCCGGAGATCCCTGACACCGCCGATGCTCCGGCGGCCCGAGTCAAATAGTCGCACGCGTCCGAGCTCCGGGCGAGAAGCCGCCATCTACCGAGCGTCGTGCCTGGGAAAACAACCATTGAACGGGTGATGCGTCCGGAATATCCGATGGGGCCAACCGAGGACGAGGGCATGCGGCGAGCGGTTTCGGCTGCCCTGGCTCAGGGCGGGGGAGTGGCCAGGCGCAGGCCCGCCGCGTAGTCGGCGGAGTCGATGTGTCCGACCAGGAGCCGTTGCAGCAGATACCCGAGGAGCGTGCTCACCAACAGTCGAGCGGCTTCGCCTTCGTCGACGTCCCCGTGGGTGGCCCCGGCCCGCTTCTGTTCGGCGATCACCCCCGAGAAGAGGGCGTGGATCTCGCCGTACTTGCTCCGGGTCACGGCGGCGAGCTCGTCATCGCGCAGCGCCTCCGCCCAGACCGACGGGGCGAGCCGGGCGATCCCCTCACTCCCGAACGCGAACTCCTCCAGCGAGTTGATCATCTGAACGATCATCTGGTCGATGCCGGGGGACGGTACCTGCGCGGCGATGGGTTCGAGCCGATCCACCAACTGGCCGATCACGTCCTCCGCGACCGCCGCGATGATCTCGTTCTTGCTCGTGAAGTGCCCGTACAGCGCTCCAGCGGACACCTCCGCCTCGGTGAGGATGTCGGTCATCGAGGTCTTGTGGAACCCCTCACGGATGAAGCATCGACGTGCGGCGGACAGAATCTGCTGGCGACGCTGATCGCGATATTCCTGTGTGACCCGCGGCATGCTCGCACAATAAAACGAACATTCTTTCTTGACAAGGGTCTAATCCCCCTCTGACCGCGATGGACGAACACGGCCCACGGCTCGGTGACCTCGACGCTCGGTCGGCGTGTCGAGACGTCAGGCTGGGTGGTCGGACTCCTGGCGCATCGCCGGCGACCGACGGGAGGAGATCTTGGCCGAGATCGCCCGTACGGCCCGACGGGGAAGGTGACGAACACACCACATCAGGAACCGGAAACGCCACGAGGGGATGGACACGACGGCGCCCCGACGTACGTCCCGCAGCGCGGTGGCGACGACCAGATCCGCGTCGATCCACAGTTTGGCGGGGATGGACTCGGTGTTGATTCCGGCGCGCTCATGGAACTCCGTGCGAACCCACCCGGGACACAACGCGGTCACCCTTACACCGGACCCGCGCAGCTCCACGGAGAGACTCTCGCTGTAGGCGGTGACCCAGGCCTTGATCGCGGAGTACCCGCCCAACGCCATGAACCCGGCGGTACTCGACACGTTGATGATCATGCCGCCGCCGCGCGCCGCCATCGCTCGCCCCGCCGCGCCCCCGAGCAGCAGGACCGACCGTGCCATCACGTCCAGCGCCCGCGTGTGGGGCGTGAGGTCCTCACCGGTCAACGGAGCGTGGATCCCGAACCCCGCGTTGTTGACCAGCAACTCGATCGGGCTGTCGACGTCGGCGATCCGAGCGGCCACCCGCTCCACGTCACCGAGGTCAGACAGGTCCGCCGTCAACACCTCGACCGAACGCCCATGCGTCGACCCAAGATCCCGGGCGGTCTCCTCGAGCCGCTCCCGATCCCGCGCCACCAGAACGAGGTCGTACCCCTGCCGCGCGAGATGCCGCGCGAAGACCAGTCCGATCCCCGCCGTCCCGCCAGTA is part of the Spiractinospora alimapuensis genome and harbors:
- a CDS encoding TetR/AcrR family transcriptional regulator translates to MPRVTQEYRDQRRQQILSAARRCFIREGFHKTSMTDILTEAEVSAGALYGHFTSKNEIIAAVAEDVIGQLVDRLEPIAAQVPSPGIDQMIVQMINSLEEFAFGSEGIARLAPSVWAEALRDDELAAVTRSKYGEIHALFSGVIAEQKRAGATHGDVDEGEAARLLVSTLLGYLLQRLLVGHIDSADYAAGLRLATPPP
- a CDS encoding D-alanine--D-alanine ligase family protein, producing MSEQRKPRVAVVFGGRSSEHAISCVTAGSVLSAIDQERYDVVPVGITRSGSWVLASGDTESLAIKEGRLPEVDDTGNALALPFDAESAGLVQLTPGQVPTEVGEVDVVLPLLHGPFGEDGTIQGLLELTGTRYAGAGVFASAAGMDKVFMKVLLQGQGFEVGPYVQVPDRRWRLERKRVLDDIEQLRGPVFVKPARAGSSVGISRVDDSGDVEAVTAAIEAAREHDPKVLVEEGISGREIECGVLESLDGGFPDASVPAEIHMDTNHAFYDFEAKYLAASELGIPADLPTDVTQEIRRLAAEAFDALGCEGLARVDFFYADDGRILVNELNTMPGFTPSSAFPRMWAATGVDYPALVDRILRTALNRKVGLR
- a CDS encoding EI24 domain-containing protein; translation: MLRDFFSGVGALLRGATTILSRPRLFGLGLIPPLVTTVLYIAALVALAMNITNLVEALTPFADGWTAGWQNTVRIAAGVALFGGLVVLMVVAFTTITLALGSPIYDKIGEMVEEHEGTAPAEVEEPTTTAIARGIRQSLAIVLMGLVVTICVFAVGFVPLVGQVVATVASAVLGGWILALEMTGGAMERRGLLPLRARNRILRANKARVLGFSVPTFLLLAIPFVAVAVFPAASAGGTILARSITPDPTPAPGGTP
- a CDS encoding ferritin-like domain-containing protein; the protein is MAFDIKRYTRTSASVQWQDLDFDDFIDNPLPEHTLRSLAYMCDVEYHTVCYLRDMLVTPSHKDDDVGAFMTMWNREEFWHGEALAAVLERHGISVDFDVVKAKRIKLGLKDRLDPVKQSLLGNIVGKDFITVHMAWGAVNEWSAIAAYNRLAALEGHPGLAELLSRIARQEAKHVAFYATQARKRLQDNPKAQKLTRFALRKFWGPVGSGVLPEEEVHHVMDHLFSGPDGRDEVRRIDGHIARLPGLEGLTIVEDSLRRRSIPA
- a CDS encoding HAD-IB family hydrolase, whose translation is MITPRTPLSHGHVLLTGATGLLGQAVLERLLSGHPDCRVSLVIRPQGDRSAEERFHTLLGNPVFERWREKIGPEEADRLAAKQVTVLAGDLANPPELPSDIDTVIHCASAVKFDSRIDEAFDTNVGGAVGLYEALHRAGATPHVVHVSTAYVGGLRKGITPERSLVHDVNWREERDAAHAARRSAEHASRSGGVLRGLLARARSEHGKAGPLAVTRATEDARQEWVDRRLVEQGRLRAQSLGWTDVYTFTKALAERAAEELWQGRGQSLSVVRPTIIESALRHPYPGWIDGFKVADPLILAYGRGYLTDFPAVADSVLDIIPVDFVTNAILAAAQQPPTTGEGRYFHIGSGASQPLAFHQMYRHVYEFFSREPLHQNGEAIRVPKWHLDGDGRVNRSMRNRDALVATADWALSRIPLTTRSRGWADQVHKLQRDLGRLRKLIDLYRPYVQSEIVFDDTKARELHFSIPERDRLDLGFDVTEIDWRHYLQEIHIPTIVEMNRPAMERARPARKAPRPLTGRDDALAVFDLEGTLLDWNLVEQYLWLSRALTPPARWPREIGSLAFALPSYLRTERRDRGEFIRMFTRRYEGLTVDQIRAQVRGAFGRAVRRRLLPAAVEQAKAHRAAGHRVVLVTGSIDVLVEPLAPLFDEVVAGRMHQDDGVLTGYLDAPPLVDEARGAWLTQYADRHGMDLTQSYGYGDSHADVGWLQHVGHPTVVNPDSKLYRHARRQKWAVVHWDRNGAGGKASSGES
- a CDS encoding SDR family NAD(P)-dependent oxidoreductase, whose translation is MATALITGGTAGIGLVFARHLARQGYDLVLVARDRERLEETARDLGSTHGRSVEVLTADLSDLGDVERVAARIADVDSPIELLVNNAGFGIHAPLTGEDLTPHTRALDVMARSVLLLGGAAGRAMAARGGGMIINVSSTAGFMALGGYSAIKAWVTAYSESLSVELRGSGVRVTALCPGWVRTEFHERAGINTESIPAKLWIDADLVVATALRDVRRGAVVSIPSWRFRFLMWCVRHLPRRAVRAISAKISSRRSPAMRQESDHPA
- a CDS encoding FAD-linked oxidase C-terminal domain-containing protein, with translation MNVTRSSTPVRHSTWRFTSRWLAVVRFVIQRVLLKGLVWSLVTVRVETDPAVRALKGSPFVAVSNHSSHLDTPLILGALPRGVARYVTVGAAADYFFEVRWRKWLTALVFHTFPVDRLGGRTHSGLSKRLLRMGVPLVLYPEGGRSHTGRIGAFKPGAASLAIACDVPCLPIAIVGAHEAMPRGKNWPVRGKLPVTVVIGAPMHPRAGESAREFSERLADEVRRLYATSTHVAGRSGPDPQEGQMSDVKHMKWWGWGTEDVSFRHDNKPEFAPFVQKAIGLDLSTPAAAPPDFDEIDVPASRLDDTLRDTLTGIVGTEHLTDEPMSRVVHTYGKSIRDLLRVRAGVLPRTPDVVVYPGDEDEVQGVLDAAIAADAVLIPFGGGSNISGSLEPSPDEDRVIISLDLGRLNQVLTIDEDSGLARIQAGAQGPDLERALSERGWTLGHFPDSFTHSTLGGWIATRSSGMQSDKYGDIADIVRGMRLVRPGGVATVRPLPSASTGPSIREMILGSEGRLGVITEATVQVHRVPESRVLLGYFFPSWDAALAAMREISESDAAPSVTRVSDARETGFSLATRTKSGGVEAKASQALMRYLRGRGWNLDELCMSFIGYEGGPSHVKYQKRLVGQIVRKHGGINVGKGPGALYDRKKFDTPYIRDFLLDRGTAADVSETAAPWSKLTELYEATIKSAEQAYDDLGVSGWIMCHLSHSYHSGACLYFTFAFVHGDEPLKQYDHVKSAIQQSFVDHHGTLSHHHAVGVEHAPWLTQDLSPEGVGLMRGLFESADPNRNLNPDKIITG